Below is a window of Saccharomonospora viridis DSM 43017 DNA.
ACCTGGTCGTAACCACGAAAGACGGTGGTGAACTGCGGAGTTGTCGCTTGTGTGGGGGATGCCTGCGCTTCAGCCATTCGGCCACCATAATGAGTCCGGGTCGCCGATCCCACACTCTCGCGTGTCCTTTCCGGCGAACTGTCGGACGGCAGCGCTGAAAGGTTTCGGGAGAAATCCGTTCGCCGACATCGGCCAGGAGGTCGTAGTGGAGACAGTTCTCGCCGACCTCGCCGCGAACTGGCCCCTCTACGCCGCGATTCCCGTGGTGGCCGCTCTCATCGGCTACGTCACCAAACGGGTCGCCATCGAGATGATGTTCCGGCCGATGGAATTCGTCGGCATCAAAGGAACGTTTCTCGGCTGGCAGGGCGTCGTGCCCCGGCACGGCGGCAGGATGGCCGCGACGGCGACGGACCTGCTCACCCGCAACGTGCTGGACGTCTCCGACGTATTCGCCAGGATCAACCCTGATCGGCTGCTCCGCGAGATCGAACAACCCCTGCTGAAGGCCGTCGACGACATCACCAGGGAGGTGTTGTCCGAACATCATCCGAGGCTGTGGCAGCGGCTCCCACCGATGGCGCAGGACCTGGTGGTCAAGCACATCCAGGCGGCCTCACCCCGGCTGTTCCGTCAGGTGATGGACGAACTGCGGAACAACATCGGCGACATCCTCGACATCAAACACCTGAGCGTGCAGCGCCTCACCCGGAACAAGGCACTGCTCGTGAAGTTGATCAGGGAGACATCGCGCCCCGAAATGGCGTTCATCGCCCGTTCGGGTATTTATTTCGGGTTCATCCTCGGCATTGTCCAATCGATCGTGTGGGCACTGACGAAGAACCCACTCGTCATGCCGATCTTCGGTGCCGCCATCGGTTTCTTCACCGACTGGCTGGCCATCAAATTGATCTTCGTTCCACGGGACCCGATACGGTTACCGGGCGGATTCGTCCTACAGGGTCTGTTCCAACGTCGCCGCGCCGAGGTCGCCCGACAATACGGCGACATGATCGCCGGGGAATTGTTGACGGTGCGGAATCTCATGGAAGGCATCTTCGACGGGCCCAAGTCCGACCGGCTGGTGGCGATCGTGCGGAAGCTCGTCGCCGAGGCCATCGACGAGCAGGTGCAAAGCGCGGGCCCGCTGATGCACGCCACCATCGGGCAACAGCGCCTCGATGAGATGAAGGACGCTGCGGCCACCAAAGTCCTCGAACGCCTACCCGACATCCTCCGCCACGCGGACGGCTACCTCACCAGGGCGATGGACGTGACCAACATCGTGGAGCAGCGCATGATGCGCATGACGTCGCTGGAGTACGAAGGCCTACTGCGCCCCGCGTTCCGACAGGACGAGTGGAAACTCATCGCCGTCGGCGGCGCCATCGGTTTCGTGGTGGGCGAACTCCAGGTCCTGTTGATGTTGCACTGACCGCACTGCACGGTGTCGATCACGCCGCGCCGACCGGCTCGCGTCGTGCTCCACCGTCGTCGGCGTCGTTCGTGCTCACCCTGGCCGCCCTGTTGCGCCACCACTCCACCACCCGACACACGAGGTAGATCGTGAACGAGACGGCGGTGACGAAGAAGCTCACAGGCGCGCCCGGGGCGAGTGACAGCACGATGCCGCCGAGCGCGGCCAACTCGGCGAAGATCACGGACAGGATCGTGGCGCGCAGCGGACTCGCCGTCACCCGGGCGGCGGCAGCGGCGGGCGTCACCATCAACGCCACCACCAACAACGCGCCGACGATCTGCACCCCGAGCGCGGTGGCGACCCCGATGAGTACCGCGAACAGCGGTGCCAACAGTCGCCCCGGGACCCCACGCGCCGCCGCGACCACAGGATCCACACTGGAGAACAACAACGGCCGGTAGATGATCGCGAGCACCGCGAGCACGACACCGGCCGCGATCACCAACGTGGTCAGGTCGGTGGGTTCGATGGCCACGATCTGCCCCACCAGGATGCCGAATTTGTTGGACGCCCGGCCCGGGTAGTACCACAGCAGCAACACACCGAGTCCCAGTCCGAACGCGAGGATCACACCGATCACCGAGTCGCGATCGGACTCACGCCCTCCGAGCAGACCGAGCAACAGCGCGGCGATCACCGCGCCCGCCAGCGCGCCGTAGCTCACCCCGATGCCCAACAGCAGCGCGGCGGCGGCTCCGGTGAACGCCAACTCCGCCGTACCGTGCACGGCGAACGACATCCGGCGCATGACGATGAGTGGCCCCAACGTGCCCGCCACCAGCCCGAGTACGGCCGCGGCGAGCAAGGCCGTCTGCACGAAGTCGAATCCGAGCAGTTCCAGCGTCAGGTCGAAGTCGAACAACCGGTTCATACGAGAGCCTTCGAGTCGGTGAGTGGGCGCGGCGAGCGGCTTCAAAAATGGTGTACTTCGTCCTCGCAGAGCGCGCTGTGCGCGCCCGCGACGTGGATCTGGCCGCCGATCCTGACGACCTCGACCCGAGAACAGTACAATTCAGACAGTGTCCGGGACGTCATCACTTCGTCGGGTGTGCCGATGCGGAACCGACCGTCGACGAGGTAGAGCACCCGGTCGACGTAAGGCAGGATCGGGTTGATCTCGTGGGTGACGAACAACACCGCCGTGTCGGCCGCACGTCTGCGCTCGTCGATGAGCTCGGCGACCACACGCTGGTGGGCGAGGTCGAGCGAGGCCAACGGTTCGTCACACAGCAGCACCTCGGGTTCACCGACGAGTGCCTGCGCCACCCGAAGCCGCTGTTGTTCACCACCGGAGAGCTTGTACACCGGCGAGTCCGCGTACCGCTGGGCACCCACGGCTTCGATGGCCGCGTCGATCCGGGCACGTCGCCGCCGCAGGCCACGCAGTCCGAACCCCCATCGGTGTCCGTCGAGGCCGAGTCCGACGAGGTCCCGGCCCCGCAGCGTCAGACCGTCGTCCACAGCCCGCTGCTGCGGCACGTAACCGATGCGCTCGCTGCCCCGTCCGGGTGGACGTCCCGCCACGGTGACCGTGCCCGCACTCAGCGGTTGCAATCCCAGCAGAACCCGCAGCAGGCTGGTCTTCCCCGAACCGTTCGGGCCGAGCACGGCCAGGAACTCGCCGGGAGCGACAGTGAGATCGAGACCCGACCACAGCGTCCGTTCCCCGAAACGCAGCGCCGCGTCCTCGATCTCGATGGCGGCACCGTCCGCTGTCGTCACGTCCACTCGGTCAATCCCACTCACTTGTCCAGGGCCTTCGCGAGCGCGTCGATCTGACCGCCCATCCAGGCGATGTAGTCGGTCTGTCGCTCCGGCAGGGTCTCGGTGACGTCGACGACCGGTGTCCCGGCCTGCTCGGCCGCTCCGACGACGTTCTCCGTCGCGGGGGTGGTCGTCTGCACGTTGCGCACCACCACGTCGACCTCGTCCTCCACGAGTTCCAGCATCTGCTGTTGGGCGGCGGGAGGCACGTCGGTCTCGTTCTCGACCGCCGCGGCGAACTCGTGCGGGGTGGCGTCCTCCA
It encodes the following:
- a CDS encoding DUF445 domain-containing protein, which encodes METVLADLAANWPLYAAIPVVAALIGYVTKRVAIEMMFRPMEFVGIKGTFLGWQGVVPRHGGRMAATATDLLTRNVLDVSDVFARINPDRLLREIEQPLLKAVDDITREVLSEHHPRLWQRLPPMAQDLVVKHIQAASPRLFRQVMDELRNNIGDILDIKHLSVQRLTRNKALLVKLIRETSRPEMAFIARSGIYFGFILGIVQSIVWALTKNPLVMPIFGAAIGFFTDWLAIKLIFVPRDPIRLPGGFVLQGLFQRRRAEVARQYGDMIAGELLTVRNLMEGIFDGPKSDRLVAIVRKLVAEAIDEQVQSAGPLMHATIGQQRLDEMKDAAATKVLERLPDILRHADGYLTRAMDVTNIVEQRMMRMTSLEYEGLLRPAFRQDEWKLIAVGGAIGFVVGELQVLLMLH
- a CDS encoding metal ABC transporter permease, encoding MNRLFDFDLTLELLGFDFVQTALLAAAVLGLVAGTLGPLIVMRRMSFAVHGTAELAFTGAAAALLLGIGVSYGALAGAVIAALLLGLLGGRESDRDSVIGVILAFGLGLGVLLLWYYPGRASNKFGILVGQIVAIEPTDLTTLVIAAGVVLAVLAIIYRPLLFSSVDPVVAAARGVPGRLLAPLFAVLIGVATALGVQIVGALLVVALMVTPAAAAARVTASPLRATILSVIFAELAALGGIVLSLAPGAPVSFFVTAVSFTIYLVCRVVEWWRNRAARVSTNDADDGGARREPVGAA
- a CDS encoding metal ABC transporter ATP-binding protein, translated to MDVTTADGAAIEIEDAALRFGERTLWSGLDLTVAPGEFLAVLGPNGSGKTSLLRVLLGLQPLSAGTVTVAGRPPGRGSERIGYVPQQRAVDDGLTLRGRDLVGLGLDGHRWGFGLRGLRRRRARIDAAIEAVGAQRYADSPVYKLSGGEQQRLRVAQALVGEPEVLLCDEPLASLDLAHQRVVAELIDERRRAADTAVLFVTHEINPILPYVDRVLYLVDGRFRIGTPDEVMTSRTLSELYCSRVEVVRIGGQIHVAGAHSALCEDEVHHF